Part of the Bacteroidota bacterium genome is shown below.
GTATTTCCTTACGCCTCATACCTTATTTCTTCAGGACTTACGCAAAACGGTGTCATTCCGAGCGAAGCGAGGAATCTCCTTTGTGCCAAACATAGGAGATTTCTCCCTCTGGTCGAAATGACAATACTCACTAAACTTCTGTCAGATGGAATACGGACTCCGTACAGCCGAAGGCAGTCGGAGCGTAAGTCCTGTTCTTATTCCTTCCTCAGGGAACAATTTCGCTTTTGGGCTCGCTCCATGGCTCTGGTCCTCCTTTTTCGGCTTTATGCACTGAAGAGGTGCTTTTTTTAGGGGTGCGCTTAACGGGGCGATGGCTCACGAAGCAGCGTTTTTCGCTGGTCAGCCCATCGAGCACGGTGGTTCCTTCGGAAGTGCTGGGCGCGTGTGTCCATCCTTGAAGGGTTTGGTCGTAGGTAAAGCGCCATTCGTGCGCCACCACTCCGTCTTTCTGGCTTCCTTCGGCAGTAGCGAACAAAGTGCCCGGGTCTTTTCCGCGTTTTACTGAAAACACTCGTTTTTGCTTATGCGTTTTGCCTTTCAGCGGCATTCCTGAACTTTGGGCAATCACAACCGGGTCTTCATTGGGGTTGGGGTTGTTCGCCCGCATTAAAACAAAAAGCGCAAGGGTGTTCAAATGGTTTTCGAGTATTTCGCGCTTGTCGTCTTTGGTTTTGGTGTTATCGCCTTTTTTATGGTTTTCTAAAAAATTGATGAGGTCATTTGCCGCGGCATCCACGGTGGAAAGCGCGGGAACGGGGTTTGGAAAATAGGCATTGTTGGTCATGCTGGTGGTAACATGAAAAGAAAATACAGGCAACTCAGCATCGCTGTATTGCTGAAGGTCGAGGGCGATTTGTACTTTCATAAAATAAGTGGGTTTAAGGTTTATGTTTGGGGTTTGTTTTTTTTTCTCTTTCGGTTCAGCCGCTGCATTTTTTCAATGCCTTCCTTCACCATGTGTATTTTTTCCTCCGTCATTGGATAGGGCAGCAGGCGGTGCGGTGGTGTGTTTAAATACTTGGTTATTTTAAAAATGCTGGTGAGTGTAAGATTTTCATCGCCTGCTTCCACCTTATACATGTTTAAGCCGAGGTCATCGGTCATTGTTTCCTGCGAAATGTTTTTTTTTGTTCTCCAGTATTTCACCATGATGCCGAAACTTATAAAAAACCGTTTCATTTCTTCCTCCATTACTTCAGCAGCATGATTGCTCATGGGCAAATGTAACTTGCAATTTTCTGAAATGATACCTATGTATAGATAGGGGCATCTCTATTAACGTGAGTTTTGTTTAAGTCATATATGAAACTAAAAAACATTCTTCTTTTTTAATGAGATTCCTCACTTCGTTCGGAATGACAGCAGAAAATAGTGGAGGATTGGGAGCGGGCGCGCAGAGCGCGCCCGCTCCTCCCCCTATAAAAATTAAAAATGTCATTCCGAATGGAGCGAAGCGGAATGAGGAATCTCATAGAATAATAAAGTCCTTAAACAAAACTCACGTTATTAGACATTATTCAGATTAAGAGTTTATAGGGTAAATTTCTTTGGTGCAAATTTGGTGTTTTGGTGTTTTTGTGGCGAAAAAAATATTTTGCCACCAAAGCACAAAGACACAAAATCCCACTAAAAAGATAATCTGAATAATGTCTATTATACTGAAACAAATCGGCTTTCCGAAATGTTGAAGTATAACCATTACCTTTGTATTGAAAAGTATGCTCACTCTCATTATCATCGCCATTACCTGCCTTGTTTCTGTTTCGGCTTTCAGCAACCGTAATTTATTTGCCGAACTTCTTTTCAACGGCACTATGATTCACGCGCATAAACAATGGCACCGGTTTCTCACGCATGCCTTTGTTCATGCCGACTGGGTGCACCTGCTCATGAACATGTATGTGCTTTACCTGTTCGGCAGCATGGTGGAGAAAAGTTTGATTCAGGTGTTCGGAACACTAAAAGGCGAAGTTTATTTTTTTCTTCTCTACTTCATCGGCATTGTTGCTTCGTCTTTTCCTTCGTATCAAAAACACAAAGACGATGCGTATTACAATTCGGTGGGCGCATCGGGCGCGGTGTCGGCAGTGGTGTTTTCCGCCATACTTCTTAATCCGTGGATGAGTTTATCGCTGATGTTCCTTCCCATTCCCATTCCCGCTCCCATCTTCGGAATTTTATACCTTATCTATTGTTGGTATGCGGCAAAACATTCGCGCGATAACATTGCGCACGATGTGCATTACTGGGGTTCGCTTTTCGGTGCTGTGTTCACGCTGGTGATTTTACCTTCAAGCATTTTTAATTTGATAGATGCAATCAAAGATATTTTTTAAGTACGGATAACGGATCACTACGAATCTTCGAATAAATTCATTTACTTATTCGTAGATTCGCAAAGAATTAGTTATCCGCACCAAATGTATTTATGAATAAATGTGTTTTCCTCGACAGAGACGGAGTGATTAACAAAGAATGCGGCTATGTATTCCGTATAGAAGATTTTGTTTTCAATGCAGATGTTTTTTCTTCCCTGAAGAAATTGCAAGAAGCAGGATTTGTTTTTATAGTCATCACCAATCAAAGCGGCATTGCAAAACAACTTTACACGCACGAAGATGTTTCAAAAATTCATTCGCACCTGCTGGGCGCTATGAAAGCAAACGGAATTGAGATTGCCGAAATTTATTATTGCCATCACCATCCCGATGTGGAGCCGTGCATTTGCCGCAAGCCCGATTCGGGAATGATTGAAAAAGCAATTGCGCGTTTCAACATTGATGCTTCCCAATCCTTTTTCATTGGCGATAAAGAACGGGATATTCAGGCAGCAGAAAAAGCAGGGCTCAAAGGGTTTTTAATTGAAGCCGACAGCCCGCTGAACGGAATTGCAGAGGAAATAATAATTCAGGGAATAAGGAATAAGGTATAAGGTATAAGGAAAATCTGCAACCTATTCATCATGCCCTTTCACGGGCTTACCTGTTTTCCATAGTTCTTCGTTTTCTTTTTCTGCCTGCTTGAGAGAATCAGAAACTTCTTTGCTCGCCAATTTATTCAAATCAGGACTTCCTGCATTCATCCAGGCGGTGTACCAAAAACTTCCCACATCAAAAATGGATGCGCGCATTCTGCGTTCTACCATTCCATCAAGCATATCATTGTATGCGCGGGAAAAATCTTCTGAATAAACTTTCACGGTTCCGTTTCCTTTCTTCTCATAGGAATATTTTTTATCGGGAGAAAATTTTTGCGTGAGTGCGGCTTCAAACTCCAGCACCGAATCTTTTTCAGCATAACTTGCCTTCACAATTTTCCAGATGCGTTCATTTATTTTATCCACGTATTCTGCGCGCCCGGTAAACAAATCCCAGTTATCTGCAAAAAGTTCGGGAATGCGTGATTCCCAAAAACCGTGAATGCCCACCTGATTGGTGAGTTGTCCGTTGTAATTTTCCGTAGTGTGAAGCGGCACATGCGCATCTTCAATGTAATGACCGATGTTTGCAGAGAGATAAAGTATGCGGTCTACATTTCCATCTTTGAATGCCTGCGTGAGCCGGTACATCATGGTTTCAATATACCACGGAACAATTCCGTAAGCATTCAGTGTGTCTTCCGAAAATTTTTTCACGGCATCTTTCCAGTGATGCGGAAGCGAATCAAACGGATGTTTTCCGTAATGGTCGGCATCCAGATAATGGCGCGGGGCTTCATCGGGGTTGGAATATCTTCTTCTGTCGGGGTCAACGGCATGAACGGTGAGATAATCAATATGCGTTTTGTAAAATGAAATCATTTCAGGCGGAAGCGTGAACACCGCAAGTTGATTTATTTTTTTATGCGCGAAGAAACCCCATGTGAAAGCGGGAGCAGTAAGCAGTAAGCAGTAAGCAGTAAGCAGCGAAGAAATAAAAATGCTTTTGCGCGACACAGAAAATAATTTTCAGCAAATATAAAATGATTACCTGATAAGAGGTTTGCATCTGTGGAGCCGGGGAGAATTGAACTCCCGTCCAAACAAGGGACAAAAAAGATTTCTACATGCTTAGCCGTTTTTTAGTTTTCGGAATGAAGCCGGCAAAACAGCGGCCAACTTCAAACTTAGTTTCTTTAGTTTCGCTGTGAACCGAAACTTTTCACAACTATCTTTTCATTTGCGATGCTTGTTCCGGAACGCTGAAAAGAAAAAGCTTTCCGGGAAGCAGGAGCGAAATTGACTATGTCAATTAAGCTGCCATAGCGAAGTTATAGTCGCCATTTAGAATTTGAGAATTGTTATTTACGTGATACTTTCCCAACTCACGGCATGCTTACAAATTCATCCTCCTCGCTGTCAAAACCTGTCGGCCCCAATGAGAAGTACGATGTAAGATTTATTCCGAAGGAACTCCTTCGGAATAATGTACAATTTGAAAGAACTTATCTATAAAGATAAAAAAAGCTGGCAGTTGGCAATTGGCAGTCGGCAGAAAATAAAATTTACATTTGCTCTCTCAAAAAATGATTCGTAAAATTCGCAGCAAGATTAGTAATTCGTAACCAGGAAAATTATCTATGACAAAGATTGGCATTCTGAGAGAAGAAAAAATTCCTCACGACAAGCGCGTGCCGTTCACGCCTGCGCAATGCAAATTCATCAAAGAAAATTTTTCTGTTGATATGTTTATTCAGCCAAGTGATTGGCGGGTTTACAAGAATGAAGAATATACTTCTGCCATTGCGATATCCTGATGGGTATAAAAGAAGTTCCGGTTGCCAATTTGATTCCGAATAAAAAATATTTATTCTTCTCTCACACCATTAAAAAGCAGCCGCACAATCAAAAACTTTTCAAAGCATTGCTCGAGAAAAAAATTCAGATGATTGACTACGAAACGATGACGGATATTGACCACAACCGCATCATCGGCTTCGGGCATTATGCAGGAATTGTGGGAGCGTACAATGGAATTCTCGGCTACGGTTCAAAATATAATCTCTTCAAAACAAAACGTGCTGTAGAATGCCACGATTTGAACGAACTGAAAGATGAACTGAAAAAAATTAATCTTCCGAACTTAAAAATAATTGTAACCGGAAACGGAAGAGTTGCAAACGGTGCAATTGAAATGCTCGGCTTGCTTCACATCCGCAGAATCACTCCTTACGAATTCACGCACTACACTTTCCGCGAACCGACTTATACGCAGCTTCATTCCAACAATTACAACGAACCGCTCGATGGCTCGCAGTGGAACACGGAAAATTTTTATCATCATCCTGAAAAGTTTCGTTCAACTTTTATGAAATACACGCGCTGGTGCGATTTACTGATTCATTGTTCGTACTGGGATCCGCGCGCGCCAAAACTTTTTACAAAAGAACAAATGCGTTCGCCCGAGTTCGGCATCAGCGTGATTGCCGATGTTGCCTGCGATATCAATGGCTCCATTCCTTCCACCACAAAACCATCCACCATTGAAGAACCGTTTTACGGCTATGATGTGAAGACGGAAAAAATTGTTGAGCCGTTTGCAAAAGATGCCATCACCGTGATGGCAATTGATAATCTTCCCTGTGAAATTCCGCGCAATGCCTCCGAAGATTTCGGAAAAGAATTAATTGATAAAGTTCTTCCTTTTCTGCTGGTAAAAGATTCTGACGAAATGATTGAGCGCGCAACGATTGTTAAGGATGGAAAACTGATGGAGAGATTTTCTTACCTGAAAGATTACGCTTCGTAATTATTTTCCCACCTTCAACTGAGAAATCGTCTCCGAAGGATTCTTCGAACCGAACACCGTATTTCCTGCCACCAAAACATCTGCTCCTTCTTTTATTAACTGCGGAGTGTTTTTCAAATCCACACCGCCATCAATTTCAATTTTGGCTTTTGATTTTTTTGTGCGAATTAATTGTCGGAGATATTTCACTTTCTGAAAAGTGCTCTCGATAAATTTTTGTCCGCCAAAACCGGGATTCACGCTCATCATGCACACCAAATCAATTTCAGAAATGATGTCTTGAAGTACATTCACAGGCGTGTGCGGATTAATTGCTACTCCTGCTTTCATTCCCAAATCTCGAATGGCATGAACGGTGCGGTGAAGATGCGTGCTTGCTTCGTAATGCACGGTGAGATTATCCGCGCCCGCGTCTTTGAATGCCTGCAAAAAATTATCGGGCTGAACAATCATCAAATGCACATCGAGCGGTTTCTTCGCGTGCTTCTTGATTGCTTTGATAACCGGAATGCCGAAAGAAATATTAGGAACAAAAACTCCGTCCATCACATCGAGGTGAAACCAATCGGCTTCACTCTTGTTGAGCATTTCAACATCGCGCTGAAGGTTTGCAAAATCGGCTGAGAGAATGGAAGGAGCTACCAAATGTTTCATATATCAAAGATACGCATCATAAACAAACCGCAAATACAAATTAGTTATTAGTTGTTGGTTAAAAGTTGTAGTGTATCAGTTATTGGTTATAGGCACACAGGTAACCAAAACTAAAAACTAAATAACTGAAACTTCAAACCAAAAATCATAAACTAAAAAATAAAAATGAAAAATGGAATTCTAACCAAGATAAGCTTTTAGCAGTTTACTGCGTGACGAATGCTTAAGCCTGCGGATTGCTTTTTCTTTTATCTGGCGAACACGCTCGCGGGTAAGAGCAAATTTTTCTCCAATCTCTTCGAGCGTTTGTGCAGGTCCGCCATGCAAACCAAAATATAAACGAAGCACATCGGCTTCGCGGTTGGAAAGTGTTCCGAGTGCGCGTTCAATTTCTTTTCTCAGGGATTCACTGAGCAAACTTGTATCGGGTTTTGGCCCTTCTCCATCCTGCAAAACTTCGTACATGTTGCCAGCGTCATCTTCGCTCGAGAGAAGCGGAGCATCCATAGAAATATGTTTTCCCGTGTTGCGGATAGAATCTTTTACATCATCAGGAAGAACGCCAAGTGTTTCAGCAATTTCTTCGTGAGTAGGTTCGCGCTCGTATGCCTGCTCGAGTTTGGAAAAAACTTTGTTTACCTTATTAATAGAACCGATTTTATTCAGCGGCAGACGAACAATTCTCGCCTGCTCTGCCAACGCCTGCAAAATAGATTGACGAATCCACCACACTGCATAAGAAATAAATTTGAATCCGCGGGTTTCGTCAAAACGCTGCGCGGCTTTTATCAATCCGAGATTGCCTTCATTAATCAAATCCGGCAAACTCAATCCCTGATTCTGATACTGCTTGGAAACGGAAACCACGAAACGCAGATTCGCGCGCACCATTTTATCGAGCGCACTCACATCGCCCGCTTTAATTCGCTTTGCCAATTCCACTTCGTCTTCGGCAGTAATCAAACTCTCGCGTGAAATTTCGTGAAGATATTTTTCCAGCGAAGCGGTTTCGCGGTTAGTAATTTGCTTGGTGATTTTTAACTGGCGCATGCGGTAAAATTAATTCAGCATTAAAAGTACATAAAATTCTGTTCCCGAAAAAAGAGAATACAAATGTATGCGTCCATTCGGAATGGCAAAATATTTAAGAAAGAAAAAACTCGGGCAATAATTTACGCCTGCTCTTTCTTTTCCGGTCTTGGCAGAAGCGCTTTGCGAGAAAGACGAAGCTTGCCTGATTTTCTATCCACTTCTAGCAACTTCACTTTCACCGGGTCTCCTTCTTTCAAAATTCCCTGCAAAGATTCCAAACGCTTGTGGTCAACTTCTGAAATGTGCAGGAGTCCTTCCTTGCCTGGAAGAATTTCCACGAACGCTCCATAAGGCATAATGCTCGTAACTTTTCCGAGATATTCCTGCCCTTCTTCGGGAACAGTTGTGATGCCTTTGATTTTCGCAACGGCTTTGTCAATTCCTTCTTTATTGTCGGAGAAAATATCTACCACTCCTTTTCCGTCCACTTCTTCAATTACAATAGTGCATCCCGTTTCGCGCTGCATCTCCTGAATAATTTTTCCACCGGGGCCGATAACCGCACCGATGAATTCTTTGTCAATGATGAGCTGAACAATTCTTGGCGCGTGCGATTTATAATCGGTGCGTGGAGCAGAAATTGTTTTTTCCATTTCCGCGAGAATATGCAAGCGTCCTTGCTTTGCCTGGTCGAGTGCTTTTGCCATCACTTCGTATGGAAGTCCGTCCACTTTCAAATCCATCTGCGTGGCTGTGATTCCATCTTTCGTTCCGGTAACTTTGAAATCCATATCGCCCAAATGGTCTTCGTCTCCGAGAATATCGGAAAGCACCGCGAACTTTTTATTATCGGTAATTAATCCCATCGCAATTCCTCCAACAGGTTTTGAAATCTGAACGCCTGCATCCATCAGCGCCAAACTTCCCGCGCAAACTGTCGCCATCGAAGACGAACCGTTCGATTCAAGAATGTCGGACACCACGCGAACCGTGTAAGGATTTTCTTTCGGCATCACTTGCATTAAAGAACGGTGTGCCAGATTTCCGTGACCGGTTTCCCTGCGCGAAGTTCCGCGCATCATTTTCACTTCGCCCGTTGAGAACGGAGGAAAATTATAATGAAGCATAAAAGTTTTTTCTCCCTGGAAAAGCGCGCCATCAATAGTAAGCGAATCTAATTTTGTTCCGAGTGTAACGGTGGTGAGCGACTGAGTTTCTCCCCGTGTGAAAATTGCCGAGCCATGTGTCATCGGAAGATATCCTACTTCACTCCATATCGGCCGGATGTCGGTAGTTTTTCTTCCATCCAAACGGATTCCTTCATTCAGAACTGCGGAACGCATTGCATCGTATTCCAAATCGTGATAATATTTTTTGGCAAGCTTCTTTTTCTTTTCAGTTTCTTTATCCGTAGATCCTGAAACAAGTTCAGGATGACTTGCAAGAAATTCATCTATGATGGCTCCGAAAAGTTTTTTGCGTTCATGCTTGCTGGGATTTCCTGATTTTGCAACAGCATAAATTTTATCGTAAGTGGCTTTGCGGATTTCTTCGCGCAATGTTTCGTCTTCAACCGGTGCAACAATGGCGCGTTTTTGTTTCTCTCCAACTTTTTTCACCAGTTCATTGATGGCGCGAATTTGTTTTTTAATTGCCTCGTGTGCGAACTTGATAGCTTCGAGCATATCGGCTTCCTGGACTTCTTTCATTTCGCCTTCCACCATATTTATATTTTTCTCGGAAGCAGCAACAATGATGTCAATGTCGGCTCTTTCCAAATCGGATATTGATGGGTTCACAACAAACTTTCCGTCAATGCGCGCAGCGCGAACTTCGGAAATCGGGCCATTGAACGGAATATCCGAAACCGCAAGCGCTGCAGAAGCGGCAAGACCTGCATAACAATCAGCCATTGTATTTCTGTCGGCAGAGATGAGATAAATTAAAACCTGCGTTTCATTTCTGTAATCTTCGGGAAAAAGCGGACGAAGCGCGCGGTCAACTAAACGGCTGGTTAAAATTTCGTGTTCGCTCGGGCGTGCTTCGCGTTTGAAAAATCCTCCGGGAATTCTTCCTGCCGAAGCAAATTTTTCCTGGTAATCCACCGAGAGCGGAAAAAAGTCAATGTCTTCTTTGGGGGTTTGATTGGAAACTACGGATGCGAGAAGCATTGTGTCGCCAATTTTTACAACAACAGAGCCGTCTGCCTGCCGTGCGAGTTTTCCTGTTTCGAGTTCAACGGTGCGGCCGTCTCCTAAATCGAATGTATGTGTGCTGTGTTTTGACATGATAAAGAAATTATGAATTATGAATTATAGATTATGAATGTAAAAGGTCAGTTGATAGTTGCTTGTAACCAGTTGTTAAATACAACTAACCACTTACGACTAACCACTAACAAATTACTTACGGATTTCGAGAGTTTTCAAAAGCGCGCGGTACTTTTCCAAATCTTTGCGCTTGAGATAATCGAGTAAGTGTTTGCGTTTGCTTACGAGAAGAAGAAGAGAACGCTGGGTTCCTTTATCTTTTTTCAGGCGGTTGAGATGCTCTGTAAGATGATTAATGCGGGTGGTGAACATGGCAATCTGCACTTCGGCAGAACCACTGTCCTTGTCAGATTTGCCGTGTTTCTTAGCTAAATCTTTTTTGAGTTCTTTTGTTAATGACATTTGTTTTCAAAATTGTCTCCGCCCGATGCGGAGGTTATTTTTTACTTTTTGTTTTTAGGAGCGCAAAGATAAAAGAATAATTCAAACATAAGTTTGTCTTTTGGCACTATTTTCTTCGTAAATTCGGGCAGAGAAAAAAAATTTAATTTATGAAATTCGGTGTAGTAATTTTCCCCGGCTCTAATTGCGACCATGATATGATTTATGTTCTTCGGAAAATCATGAATCAGGAAGTGGTCGAACTCTGGCACAAGGACCACTCGCTTCAAAATTGCGATATGATAATTCTTCCCGGAGGATTTTCGTATGGAGATTATTTACGCTCGGGCGCAATCGCCCGCTTTTCTCCTATCATGAAAGAGGTCTCCGAGTTTGCCGATAAAGGCGGATTTGTTTTTGGAGTTTGCAACGGCTTCCAAATTTTATGCGAAGCGGGATTAACTCCGGGCGCGTTGCTTCACAACACCGACAGAAAATTTCATTGCAAAAATGTTTTTCTGAAAGTTCAGAATACCGATACGCTCATTACATCAGTAATTCCGAAAGATAAAGCGCTGAAAATTCCCATCGCGCACGGAGAAGGAAATTATTTCAATGATACTGAATCGCTGAAAAAGATGAATGAGAAAGGGCAAATTCTTTTTCGCTACTGCGATGAAAAAGGAAATATTACTGAGGAAGCAAATCCCAACGGCTCCATTGAAAACATTGCAGGTGTGTGCAACGAGAAGAAAAATGTTTTTGGAATGATGCCGCATCCCGAACGTGCATCCGATGGTGAATTGGGAAATACAGATGGAAAATTTTTGTTCGAATCCATTTTGAATCTGGTGCAGGCGTAATCTACGGTAAAAAAAATTTTACGCTCTTTCCCTTTTTCTTTCTTTCCCGGATTAACGTAGAGGAAATATCAATCAGCGGAGCATTGAAATAAGTTACATGTTTATATTTCCACAAACGTTTTAGAACATTTTTATTTAAATAAGTTCTTCGCGGGTAAACATATATTTCAAACTTCTTTAGAATTTTTTTATGCTCCTTCCACTTATGAAAAGAAACCAGGTTATCTAATCCAAGTATAAGAATAAATTTTTTTTGGGAAAATTTTTTCTTTAATGCTTCTAGCGTATTTATAGTATAAGACGGCAGTGGAAGTTTAAACTCAATATCGCTGACTTTTATTTTCGGATTTTTCCCTATTGCTTTTTTAACTTGCAATAATCTCCTTTTTGCATTTGCAAGATTTTTTTTTTCTTTTAAAGGATTATGAGGAGAAACTATCAGCCATACCTGGTTTAAATCGGTTTGCTCTGCCATAAACTTTGCTATGGCAATGTGGCCATTATGAATGGGATTAAATGAGCCGAAGAGCAAACCAATTTTCATTTCCCGAGGAATTCGGAAATTAATTTTTCTGCTTCTTCGGTTGCCTTCTCTAGATTTTCATTCACAAGAATTTTATCAAACTGGTCAGCCACTTTCATTTCTTCTTTCGCTTTTGAAATTCTTTTAGCGATATTTTCCTGCGTTTCTGTTTTTCTTTCTTTGAGGCGCTGCTCCAGAATTTTTATGGAAGGCGGCATGACAAAAATTGCAAATGCCCGCCTGCCGAATTTTCTTTTCAAGTTAATTCCTCCCTGAACATCCAAATCAAATATTATGTGTTTCCCCCTGCTCCAAATTCTTTCCAGTTCTGATTGCAGCGTTCCATAAAATTGTCCGGTATAAACTTCTTCCCACTCTGCAAATTCATTTTTCTTGATTTTATTTTTGAACTCTTCTGTGGAGATGAAATAATAATCTTTTCCGTCAGTTTCATTCGGGCGTTTTGCGCGTGTGCACGCAGAAATGGAAAACTCTAACTGGTCAGAAAATTTTTGCAGAATACGGTGGACTATAGTTGTTTTGCCGGCACCGGAAGGAGCAGAAAAAATTATGAGTTTGCCATTGCTCATAAAACATTGTTGAGTTGTTCTTTGATTTTTTCCAATTCGTCCTTCATTTGTACCACCACTTTTTGAATTCCGGCATCACTCGCTTTCGAGCCGATGGTATTTATTTCTCTTCCTATTTCCTGAGAAATAAATCCAAGTTTTCTTCCGCATTCATTTTCATTCATGGTTTGCAGAAAATAATCACAGTGTGTTTTCAGGCGGACTTTTTCTTCTGTGATGTCTAATTTCTCTATATGGTAAATTAATTCCTGCTCAAAACGATTTTCGTCAATTCTATCTTTGGAAATTAATTCTTCAAGATTTTTTCTGAGTTTTTCTTTTATGATTTCAATTCTTCCTTTATCAAGAGCATCAACTTGCAAAAGATATTTCAGAACAAAATCAATCCGCTTGCGCAAATCTTTTTCAAGTGATTTTCCTTCGCTTGTTCTGAATTTATCGAGAGCCGAAACGGCTTTGCCAATACAAGAGAGTACCACTTTCCAATCGTGCGCAGTAAATTCTTCTTTCTCTGGTTTAAAAATATCAGGCATTCGCAACAAGGCAAGAAGCATTTCTTCATCGGGCAGTTTTAATTCTCTGCAAAGAGATTTTAATTCCGCAAAATGTTTTTTAGCAATGGTTTTATTCAGCGAAACATGTCTTTCTTCGAGTGAAGAATCAAATATAACGGTCAAATCAATTTTTCCCCGCCTGAGTTTTTCAGAAAGAAAATTTTTTAATTCAATCTCTTTGTCGCGAAATAAATTGGGAAGCCGGAAATTTGTATCCAGTCCCTTGCTGTTTACTGAACGCGCTTCCACAGAAATTTTTCTATCCTTCACCTTGCCGGCCGATTTGCCGAAACCAGTCATTGATTTAATCATGCTGCGAATATCAGATAAATATTGAAGACAACAATCACTCAAACATCTCCTTCATCCGCTCGAAAAAACTTTTGTCTTTTTTATCGGGATGCGGTTCGAAGTTTTCTGACTCGCGGAGTTTTTCGAGCGCCTTTTTTTCCTCGGAAGATAAATGCTGGGGAGTCCAAACATTGATGCTGATAAGCAAATCTCCCCTGCCGTAGCCGTTCACATCGGGGATTCCTTTTCCCTTTAGCCGGAGAATTTTTCCGGGCTGAGTTCCGGCATCAATTTTCACTTTTGCTTTTCCTTCCAGCGTTGGCACTTCCACTGAAGTTCCTATAGCCGCGTCTACAAAATTCAAATGGTGTTCGTAATAAATGTTATTTCCTTCTCTTTCGAAATGTTCGTGTTCCTGTTCTTCAATCGCGATAATCAAATCTCCAGGAATTCCTCCGCGCGGTCCTGCATTTCCTTTTCCGCTCATGGAAAGTTGCATTCCTTCCACAACTCCTGCCGGAATATTTATGGTAATCACTTCTTCTCCGCGCATGATTCCATCACCGTTGCAATAGCGGCATTTATCAGTGATGATTTGTCCTTCACCTCCGCATTGCGGGCAAGTGGAAGCAGTTTGCATGTAGCCAAGAATAGTTTGCTGCGTACGCGTTACTTGCCCGGTTCCTCGGCAAGTGGAGCAAGTGCTGAAGCCCGAACCTTTTTGCGCGC
Proteins encoded:
- a CDS encoding helix-turn-helix transcriptional regulator, with translation MSNHAAEVMEEEMKRFFISFGIMVKYWRTKKNISQETMTDDLGLNMYKVEAGDENLTLTSIFKITKYLNTPPHRLLPYPMTEEKIHMVKEGIEKMQRLNRKRKKNKPQT
- a CDS encoding rhomboid family intramembrane serine protease, whose protein sequence is MLTLIIIAITCLVSVSAFSNRNLFAELLFNGTMIHAHKQWHRFLTHAFVHADWVHLLMNMYVLYLFGSMVEKSLIQVFGTLKGEVYFFLLYFIGIVASSFPSYQKHKDDAYYNSVGASGAVSAVVFSAILLNPWMSLSLMFLPIPIPAPIFGILYLIYCWYAAKHSRDNIAHDVHYWGSLFGAVFTLVILPSSIFNLIDAIKDIF
- a CDS encoding HAD family hydrolase — translated: MNKCVFLDRDGVINKECGYVFRIEDFVFNADVFSSLKKLQEAGFVFIVITNQSGIAKQLYTHEDVSKIHSHLLGAMKANGIEIAEIYYCHHHPDVEPCICRKPDSGMIEKAIARFNIDASQSFFIGDKERDIQAAEKAGLKGFLIEADSPLNGIAEEIIIQGIRNKV
- a CDS encoding S1/P1 Nuclease is translated as MFISSLLTAYCLLLTAPAFTWGFFAHKKINQLAVFTLPPEMISFYKTHIDYLTVHAVDPDRRRYSNPDEAPRHYLDADHYGKHPFDSLPHHWKDAVKKFSEDTLNAYGIVPWYIETMMYRLTQAFKDGNVDRILYLSANIGHYIEDAHVPLHTTENYNGQLTNQVGIHGFWESRIPELFADNWDLFTGRAEYVDKINERIWKIVKASYAEKDSVLEFEAALTQKFSPDKKYSYEKKGNGTVKVYSEDFSRAYNDMLDGMVERRMRASIFDVGSFWYTAWMNAGSPDLNKLASKEVSDSLKQAEKENEELWKTGKPVKGHDE
- a CDS encoding ribulose-phosphate 3-epimerase: MKHLVAPSILSADFANLQRDVEMLNKSEADWFHLDVMDGVFVPNISFGIPVIKAIKKHAKKPLDVHLMIVQPDNFLQAFKDAGADNLTVHYEASTHLHRTVHAIRDLGMKAGVAINPHTPVNVLQDIISEIDLVCMMSVNPGFGGQKFIESTFQKVKYLRQLIRTKKSKAKIEIDGGVDLKNTPQLIKEGADVLVAGNTVFGSKNPSETISQLKVGK
- a CDS encoding sigma-70 family RNA polymerase sigma factor, whose translation is MRQLKITKQITNRETASLEKYLHEISRESLITAEDEVELAKRIKAGDVSALDKMVRANLRFVVSVSKQYQNQGLSLPDLINEGNLGLIKAAQRFDETRGFKFISYAVWWIRQSILQALAEQARIVRLPLNKIGSINKVNKVFSKLEQAYEREPTHEEIAETLGVLPDDVKDSIRNTGKHISMDAPLLSSEDDAGNMYEVLQDGEGPKPDTSLLSESLRKEIERALGTLSNREADVLRLYFGLHGGPAQTLEEIGEKFALTRERVRQIKEKAIRRLKHSSRSKLLKAYLG
- the pnp gene encoding polyribonucleotide nucleotidyltransferase, giving the protein MSKHSTHTFDLGDGRTVELETGKLARQADGSVVVKIGDTMLLASVVSNQTPKEDIDFFPLSVDYQEKFASAGRIPGGFFKREARPSEHEILTSRLVDRALRPLFPEDYRNETQVLIYLISADRNTMADCYAGLAASAALAVSDIPFNGPISEVRAARIDGKFVVNPSISDLERADIDIIVAASEKNINMVEGEMKEVQEADMLEAIKFAHEAIKKQIRAINELVKKVGEKQKRAIVAPVEDETLREEIRKATYDKIYAVAKSGNPSKHERKKLFGAIIDEFLASHPELVSGSTDKETEKKKKLAKKYYHDLEYDAMRSAVLNEGIRLDGRKTTDIRPIWSEVGYLPMTHGSAIFTRGETQSLTTVTLGTKLDSLTIDGALFQGEKTFMLHYNFPPFSTGEVKMMRGTSRRETGHGNLAHRSLMQVMPKENPYTVRVVSDILESNGSSSMATVCAGSLALMDAGVQISKPVGGIAMGLITDNKKFAVLSDILGDEDHLGDMDFKVTGTKDGITATQMDLKVDGLPYEVMAKALDQAKQGRLHILAEMEKTISAPRTDYKSHAPRIVQLIIDKEFIGAVIGPGGKIIQEMQRETGCTIVIEEVDGKGVVDIFSDNKEGIDKAVAKIKGITTVPEEGQEYLGKVTSIMPYGAFVEILPGKEGLLHISEVDHKRLESLQGILKEGDPVKVKLLEVDRKSGKLRLSRKALLPRPEKKEQA